The Nitrospira sp. genome segment CACATACGTAATATTGGAAATCAGTTTGAAAAATTGGTCCGCAGGTTCCTAATACCTTCATCGGCAGGAGCTGAACCATGTCAAGCTTAAGAGCACATAAGAGGCTAGGGAGCCGCGACCTCAAAAAATTGAAGGCGCTAGTTCATTACATTTGCTCTAAATGCCCCGATAAGAATCTGCTAGGGGCCACGAAGCTAAACAAAATTCTTTGGTATGCGGATGCGATTTCCCTTGAGACTCGAGGGATTTCTATAACCAAGGAGACATATGTAAAGCGGCAGTTCGGTCCAGTCCCTAAACACATCTTGCAAGTCATCGAGAAGCTAGAAGACGAAGACAAGATTGCCGTTAAGAACACCCCTTTCCATAACTATGAGAAGCGAGAATTTGTGTCACTCAAGGAGCCAAACCTCTCTGTATTTACCCCCGATGAGATCAGTTTAGTAGATGATGTAATCAGAGAGATCTGCTTTAACCATACTGCTAGTTCGATCAGCCTTGCCTCTCATGACAGGATTTGGGAGTTAGCAGAAATCGGGGATGAGCTTCCTCTGGAAACGATATTTGCTTCCGATCTCGATGAGGTCACAGAGGCAGATGTACGATGGGCAAAGCGAGCGTTGAGCAAGATTGCCTAGGCGATGCAGTCAGTAAGGAAACTCCGCGTTGCGCCCGCCACTGAAGAATACCTTGAGGAAGAAGAGAGAAGAGATCCTTTGGTTAGAAAAGTATTCGCCGGTTTGACCTGGCTTTTAACCCACGAACAAGAACCGCCCGGATACAAACTTCCTGGTTATAACCCACCGAAGTACATTGTTACTAAGTCATACCGTTTCCCGGTCCCTCGTCTTTTCCGACTAATCTATCAAGTGAACAAAAGAGAAGTTTTTGTTGAGCTGGTTCAGGTGGTGGACTACAAAGAGCAAGAAAACTCCTGACGCGGAAAATCCCGATCAATTTGCCCCCCATCTGACTCGTGATCAGGTGCAAAAGCTGCTGGGAGAGTTAAAGAAAGAGCGGCGAATCCACTTGACGGGTGTGACGGGCGGGAAGCCCTAGATCAAAGGATACCGCATCGTTCGACGTGATTGCGGGACGATGAGCAGGTTTCAGCCGTCCCCGTGACAACTGGCGAGTGTTCTCCTGTCTCCTCATATCACTTTACGCCTGCATTGATTCTCTAAAGTTTCGAATGCCCCCGCTCATTTCACCTCGTTCCCTCGCCCTTCGGATTCTTCAACGCCCCATAGACGTTGTGCAACATGTGCTCCATAGCGAGCTTCCGAAACTCACCGTCGGCCATGAGTTTCCCAAAAATCTCTTCGTTGCCGTCCATGCGATCTATGACGAGTCCCTCAAAGGCTTTCTCAAACACGTAACGGAAGTCGTCTTTCGAGTTTGTCGCCGCTGCTTTCTGAAGCGTGTCGCTCTCGATGGCCTCTTCCTGAATCTGATCAAAGAAGAGTTGATCGGCTTGGGTGAAATTTGTGCCGAAGCGTTCGTTAAGAATATCGATAAGCTCAGACAGCTTGATTGTCTCATCGTCCTGCCCGGTGCCAACGTCACTCGGCCCTTTGAGCGGATGGGCGGCACCCGCAGTGAGATCAATCTGACCTTCGCTGATCTTTTGGAGCCTGTAGTATTGGAGTTCAACCTCGTCTTCTAGATGTTGACCAGGCCCCGCCTCGCGCTTAGGCAGCTTGGTGAGGAGAAAACGCAGGTAGGTATAAAGCTGTTCCAGGTCGGAATCCTGATACGGGATCACTTGTGACAGGAAGCTGTACATATTGCGGAAGTTGACCAGCAACGCCTTCACATCCTCCCGTTCCTGCTCAGGACGTTCCTTAAACCGCTCCACCGCCTGATCCAAAACGCCGTTCATCTGAGCGTGATCATGCACCGTCTCTTTGCGGCGCGGCTTGAAATAGACAGCGCAAAAGGCGTTGACCTCCTCCACATAAATCAGACCCGTCTCTTCGATTTGATGTTGCAGCCGATAGAGATGCTGCGCGTCCGTTAAGGGCTCGGTGGGCGTGTCCTCGTAGTAGGGCTTGAAGGCCTTAAAGATTTCTTCCGGCTTGTTTCGAAAATCGAGGATAAATGTGTCTTCCTTGCCCGGACAGGTA includes the following:
- a CDS encoding Panacea domain-containing protein, which gives rise to MSSLRAHKRLGSRDLKKLKALVHYICSKCPDKNLLGATKLNKILWYADAISLETRGISITKETYVKRQFGPVPKHILQVIEKLEDEDKIAVKNTPFHNYEKREFVSLKEPNLSVFTPDEISLVDDVIREICFNHTASSISLASHDRIWELAEIGDELPLETIFASDLDEVTEADVRWAKRALSKIA